Sequence from the Sphingobium indicum B90A genome:
CCATAGAGGTCGGGCGGATCGACGGGTCGATCTACAGCGACATGACGATCCGCAATCTGGTGCTGCGCGACCCCAAGGGCATTTTCGCGGTCAGCCCGGAAGTGCATGTGGTGTGGAGTCCCTTCCGCTACATCGACAACCATATTTCGGTGCGGCTGCTGGAAAGCCCGCTGGTGGTCCTCGCCCGCAGCCCGCGGTTCAACATCACCAAGACCGATCCCAACGCCCCGATCCTGCCCGACCTGGACATCGACGTCGACCGGCTGAAGATCGCCCGGTTCCTCGTCGCCAAGCCGGTCATAGGTCAAAAACGCGAGATCGCCATCGACGGCGTGACCCATATCGCTGACGGCCGCGCCATATTGTCCGCCGATGCGGTGGTGGACAGCGGCGACCGTTTGCACGCCAATCTCGACGCCGTGCCCGCGCAGAACCGCCTGGCCATGAAGGGCAGGCTGACCGCGCCCAAAGGCGGGGTGATCGCGGCGATGAGCGGCCTGACCGACGGCTTCACCGCGACGCTGGACGGCCGGGGGACATGGCAGGCGTGGAACGGGCGGCTGATCGCCATGTCGGGCAAGGGCGAGCTGGCGAACATCGCGCTCGCCGCCCGCGACGGCAATTTCACGGCGAAGGGGCCGCTGCGGCCGGGGCTGGTCTTCGCCGGGACGGTCGACCGGCTGACGATGCCCGCGCTCGACGTCGACCTGTTCGCGGGGATGAACGAGCGGCGGGTGAACCTCAAAGGCTCGCTGAAATCCCCCGCCGTCGCCGCCACCGCGCAGGGGCTGGTCGACCTTGGCCAAAGCCGGTTCGGGGCGCTCCGGATCGACGCCGCCCTGCTTGCCCCCGGCGCGATCATGGAGAAGGTGAAGGGCCGCGACGTGCGCGCCTCCGTCATTCTCGACGGGCCGATGGCGACGCCCTTCATCGACTATGACATCACCGCCAGGCAGATCGCCTTCGACGCCACCGGCATCGAGAATCTGAAGGCCAGCGGGCGCGCCGTGATCGACGCCGACCGCATCCGCATTCCGGTGAGCGCCACCGCCAGCCGCGTCACCGGCCTCAACGCGGCGGCGGGCGGGCTGCTCAACAATCTGCGGGTGAAGGGCGACTTCGCCTATGCCGCGGGGAAGCTGATCAGCGACAATCTGAAGATCGACAGCGACCGGGTGGACGCCACCGCCATCGTGCTGGCGGACATGGACAACGCCGTCTATCGCGGCGCGCTGAAGGGCCGGGTCAATGACTACCGGATCGACGGCGTCGGCATCGTCAACCTGCAGACCGATGTGAAGCTGGTGCCGGGACCGAGGGGCGGATTCGGCCTGTCCGGCCGCTTCGGCGTGCGCACGGCGCGGTGGGAGAACGCCTCCGTCCGCGACTTCCTGGGCGGCAATGCCGTCGCGTCCGGCAGCATCGGCATGACGCCGGAGGGCAGGTTCACCCTCAGCGGCCTGAAGGGCGCGGCGCCCGAATTCCGCATCCACAGCGGTTCGGGCAGCTATGATACGGATGGCCGGATCGCCTTCGACGCCAGGGCGACGTCCAACCGATACGGCCCGCTGGCGCTGACCGTGCGCGGCACGATGGAGCGACCCAATGCGGTGCTGCGCGCCGCCCGACCCAATGTCGGGGTGCAGCTTCACGATGTCGTGGCGAAACTGAACGGCGAGGCGGCGGGCTATAGGCTGGAAGCCACCGGCGGGTCCGCCTATGGCCCCTTCTTCGCCAATGTGCTGATCCGCACCTCTAAGGGGCCGCTCACCATCGACATAGCCAAAGCGCGTTTCGCCGGGATCGACATGAACGGCCGCGTGCAGCAGAGCGCCGCCGGTCCCTTCACCGGGCAGCTTGCCATGAACGGTTCCGGCGTCACCGGCGCGGTCCGCCTGACGGCGGTGGGCAAGGCGCAGGGCGCGCAGCTGAACGCCACCGCCAGCAATGCCAAGCTGCCGGGCGAGGCGGATGTGGTGATCGGCCGGGCGCTGATCACCGCGAACATGGTGCTGGCCGAACAGCCGCAGATCAGCGCCGACGTGCAGATGGCGAACGCCGCCTATGGCGACTATGTGGTGCGCAAGGCGCGCGGGCGGATCGACTATCGCGGCGGGCGCGGGCGGGCGCAACTGGTCGCTGACGGTTCGACCGGCGTGCCCTTCTCCATCGCCATGAACGCCGCGCTGCGCCCGACGCTCTATGCCGTCGCGCTGGAGGGACGGGCGAGCAACATTCCCTTCCGCTTCGCCCGGCCCGCCATCGTCCGGATCGAGCAGGCGGGGTATCGGCTGGAACCCGCGACGCTGGTGCTGCCGCAGGGGCGGGTGGATCTGGCGGGCCGCTTCGGCCAGCAGACGGCGATGCAGGCGCGGTTCAAGGATTTCGACCTCGCCATCGTCAACATGGCCTCGCCGGGGCTGGGCATTGGCGGGAAGGCGACCGGCACGCTGGATTTCGCGCAGGATGGTTCGGCTTTCCCGACCGCGACCACGCGGCTGGCGATTGCGGATTTCCGCCGCTCCAGCCTGACCGCCGTGTCCGATCCCGTGTCCATGGCGGTCGAGGGCAAGCTGTCGAGCGCGGGCGGCAACATGCGCGGCCTCATCCGGCGCGGCAATGCGACGCTCGGCCGCTTCGTCGCGACGCTGGCGCCGCCGGGACCGGGCGCGGGTTGGGCGCAGCAATTGCAATCCGCGCCCTTGGGGGGCGGCATCCGCTATGCCGGGCCGGCCGATGTGCTGTTCTCCTTCGCCGGGCTGGCGGATCAACAATTAACCGGGCCGATCGCCGTCGCGGCCGATTTCGGCGGGCGGCTGAGCGCGCCGCGGCTTAACGGCCTCGTCCGCGCCAATGCGCTCACCTATGAGAATGAGACCTTCGGCACGCGGGTCACGCAGATGCGGCTGGACGGGCGCTTCACCAACGACCGGCTCGACCTGCGCGATTTTTCCGGGCGGGCGGGCGAAGGCACGGTGCAGGCGAGCGGCACGGTGGGGCTGGCGGCGGAAAGCGGCTATCCGATGAACATCGCCGTGAGGCTGAACCGCGCCCGCCTCGCCCGCAGCGAAGCGATCACCAGCGTGGTCAGCGGCACGCTGGCCATCACCAACAGCCCGGCCGATGGCGGCCTGATCAGGGGCGACCTGTCGCTTCCCGAAACCCGCTACCGCGTCGCCTGGCAGGGGGGCAGCGACATCCGCCAGTTGACCGGCGTGCGCCGCAAGGGCGAAGGGACCGACCTGCTGGACCAGCGCGTGGCGGCGCGGCAGGCGGCCGCCCGGCCCGCGCCATGGAAGCTGGACGTGCGCATCCGCGCCGATAACGAGATCTACGTGACCGGCATGGGCCTCGATTCCGAATGGAAGACGAACATGCGCGTGACCGGCACGGCGAGCGATCCGCGCGTGGTCGGCAAGATCGAGGTGATACGCGGCCGCTACAGCTTCTCCGGCCATCAGTTCGATCTGGAGCAGGGCGTCATCAGCTTCAACGGGCCGATGATGAACCCGACGCTGGCGATCCGCGCCGAAACAAAGATCAGCGACGTGACGGCGGGCATAGCGGTCGGCGGCACGGCGCAGCGGCCGGACATCGCCTTCGTCTCGACGCCGACGCTGCCGCAGGATGAGATATTGGCGCGCATCCTGTTCGGCGACAATGTGGCGAACCTGTCCGCGACGCAGGCGATCCAGTTGGCGGCGGCGCTGAACGGCCTGCGGGGGGGCGGCGGCGGGCTGAACCCCATGGGCAAGCTGCAAAATGCGTCGGGCGTCGACCGGATCGGCATCGTCGGCGGCGACGAGGCGACCGGGCGCGGCACGTCGCTGGCGGTGGGGCAGCATATCTCCAACAACATCTATGTGGAGGTGATCACCGATCCCAAGGGCTTCACCGCGACGCAGCTCGAAATTTCCCTGTCGAGGACGCTCAGCCTGCTGTCGAAGACGGGGACCAATGCGGGATCGTCCGCCAATCTGCGCTATTCGAAGGATTATTGACGCCTTTGAACATGGCTCCAGGCGGCCGGGAAATCTTACCCGTCCTGGTCCTGATAGGCCATCTGCAAAATTCCCCAATGTCGGCCGCGCACGTGGATGGAGGCGATGACCTGCTTCAGCAGGATGACCTCGCCCACCGCGTTCAGCCGGCGATAGGCCTTGATGCAGAAGGGCTGGGTGATGCGGCACTGTTCCCGCGTGTCGGGATAGTCGAAGATCAGCCCCTGGCGCGAATATTCGAAATTCCAGTCGTCGTCGCCCGGCCGCTGCGGATGCGACCGTTCCGGCATGGCGACCGCGCCGAAGCTGTTGCGGTCGGTGAAGGTCATGCCGAACAGCCCCGGAAAGGCGCGCGCCCGTTCCTGCTGCGCCCGCGCCGCCGGGATCAGCACCGGCTGCACCGGATGGCTGTATTGCGCCGGCTGCGTGCCGGGGATCGGCATATAGGTTTCGCTGAACAATTCGCCTTCCGTCAGCCGGCCTTCCGCCAGGGCCAGTTCCAGCGCGTCGCTCACCGTCCGGGCCGCGTCCAGGCAGAAGTCGATATAGGGCGTGTCGGCGATCTCGACGCCGCTTTCCGCCACCAGTTGCAGCAGCCGGTTGGTGTCGTCGCTGGCGGTCGAGATGCGGCCGGACAGCCTTTGCAGGCCCCCGGCATTGTCGGTCGATGTGCTCGCCAGCGCCGCCAGCCCGCCGCGAATCTCGCCCGCCGATCCGACGATGGAGGCGATGCGTTCGGCGACGGTTTCGCTGTTGCTGGAGAGGTCCGCCATCAGCGCGCCCAGCCGTTCGACCAGCAGTTCGATGTTCTTGGTGTCGTTGAGCGCGGTGCGCGCCGTTTCCGCGCCGTGGACGATGCCCTCCAGCATCTTGCCCGCCTCGCCGGTCAGGGCGCCGATCGACTGGTCGATGGTCTGGGTGGCGGTCGCGGTTTCCTGCGCCAGTTTCTTGACCTCCGCCGCCACGACGGCGAAGCCGCGCCCGGCGTCGCCCGCCCGCGCCGCCTCTATGGTGGCGTTCAGCGCCAGCAAATTGGTCTGGCTGGCGATGCCGCTGATGACGCTGGTCACATGGGCGACGGTCTTCAGCGCCTCGCGAAAGCCGTCGAGCTGGGCGTGGACGCTGCTCACCCGTTCGATCAGGTCGACGAAATTGCCGTTGGCGTCCGACAATTGGCGCCCAGAATCCTGGATGATGCCGCGGGCCGCCACGGCCTTTTCGCGCGCGTCCTGCCCCGCCAGCGCCACGCTTTCGCCGTCGCGGGAAAGCTGCGCCGCCGCGCCGCTGATCGCCTCTATGGTGCGGGCCTGGTTGGTGACGCGATCCGCCAGTTCGCTGATGTCCGCCTGCAAATCGAGCGTGCGGATGCCCAGGTCGCCCGACAACTCGGCCACCTTCTTCACCGCCTGTTCGACGTTCCGGTTTCTTGCCTGGTTTTCCACGCAATCCGGGCTATCGGACGTTGGTAAAATATCCGTTAGCGATGCGGCGGGCCGTTGGCCGAACTCACTCCGTTCGTCCTGAGCAGCATTGAGCGAAGTGGAAATGGCGCATCGAAGGGCTGGTTAAAGCGCCCCCATCAAGGCCAGCACCACCCCGCCCACCACCAGCATCAGCCCCATGACCTCGCTGCGCGCCATCCGCTCGCCCAGGTAGAAATGGCCGAAGCCCAGGGTGAAGGCGACCTCGACCTGCCCGACGATCCGCACCAGCGCGACCGGCGCGGTGGCGAAGCCGGTGAACCAGCAGGCCGAACCCAGCGCGGACAACAGCCCCACCTGCCCCGAAACCCGCCAGCCGCGCAGCACCCGGCGCATCTGCTCCGGCTCCCGCAGCAGCAGATAGCCGCCCTGCATCGCCGCCTGCATCGCGACCGCCGCCGCCAGCACGACCAGCGCCGCCAGCACCGGATCGCCGCCGCCCGCCATCTGCGTCGCCCGCCGGACGGCGACGGCGGTCAGCGCGAAGAAGAAACCCGAAGCGATCCCGCACAGCGCCGCCGGCTGCCCCAGCGACCGGACGAATCCCGCCTGCCTGCCGCCCGCCGACAGCAGCATCACGCCCATCACCCCGCAACCGATCCCCGCCCATGTCAGCGGATGCAGCCGCTCCCCCATCAGCAGGAAGGACAATATGGCCCCCTGCACCGCCTCCGTCTTGGAATAGGCGGTGCCGACGACGAAATTGCGATGGGCGAAGGCCATGATCAGCAAATTGGTCGCAATGATCTGCGCCAACCCGCCCCCCAGGCAAAAGAGCAGAAACGAAGCATCGGGCGAGGGCCACGGCCCGGCAAAAACCAGCCGATAGCCCGCCAGCAACATCAGCGCGAAAGGCAGCCCATAAAGATAACGCACCACCCCCGCCGCATTGACGGACAGATCATGACTGACCCGCCGCTGCACCGCCGTCCGCCAGGCCTGCGCCACCCCCGCCAACAAAGCCGCCGGAAGCCAAATCACTCATTCCTCCCCATCGAAAGATGGGGAGGGGGACCAGCCGCAGGCTGGTGGAGGGGAAATGCGCGACATTGGTGCAGGACATGCACCGTCACCCCCTCAAACTCCCGAAGCACGTCGACAGCCCTGATCCGCAGAACACGGATATTCTGAGCGCCCAGCCAATCATCCCGTCGTTCATCCCGAACCACTCGTTCGGCGCTATCATGCCCGGAGCCATCGACCTCCACCCCCAGCCGCGCCGACGCACAATAAAAGTCCAGCACATACGGCCCGACCGGATGCTGCCGCCGGAACTTAAGCCCCTCGGGCCGCTCCCGCAGCCATTGCCAGAGCCTGACCTCCGGAGGGGTCAAAGCACGGCGCAATCCCCGCGCCTGCGCCACCGTCTTCCTTTTGGGAGGCATCGCGCCCTTTCCCCTCCACCAGCCTTCGGCTGGTCCCCCTCCCCATCTACCGATGGGGAGGATCAAGAAGCCTCACGCCTTTTCGAGAAGACCTTCCTTCCGGATCTTCTCCTGCCACACCAGCGGGGCGAGCCGGTGGACATTCTGCCCTTCGCTGTCGACGGCGACGGTCACGGGCATGTCCTGCACCTCGAACTCGTAGATCGCCTCCATGCCCAGGTCTTCGAAGCCGACCACCTTGGCCGCCTTGATCGCCCGCGCCACCAGATAGGCCGCGCCGCCGACCGCCATCAGATAGGCGCTCTTATGCCTGGCGATGGAATCGGTCGCCGCAGGCCCGCGCTCCGCCTTGCCGACGCACGCCGCCAGGCCCTGCTCCAGCATCATGTCCATGAACTTGTCCATGCGCGTGGCGGTGGTCGGCCCGGCCGGACCCACCACTTCGTCGCGCACCGGATCGACCGGGCCGACATAGTAAATGACGCGGCCTTTGAAATCGACCGGCAGTTCCTCGCCCTTGGCCAGCATGTCCTGAATCCGCTTGTGCGCCGCGTCGCGCCCGGTCAGCATCTTGCCGTTCAGCAGCAGCCGGTCGCCATGCTTCCAGCTTTGCACCACTTCCGGCGTCAGCTTGTCCAGGTCGACCCGGATCGCCTCCTTGCTCGGCTTCCAGTCCACCTGCGGCCATTCCGAAATCTTCGGCGCCTCCAGATAGGCCGGACCCGACCCGTCCAGCGTGAAATGCGCATGGCGGGTGGCGGCGCAGTTCGGGATCATCGCCACCGGCTTGCCCGCCGCATGGCAGGGATAGTCGTAGATCTTGACGTCCAGGATGGTCGAAAGCCCGCCCAGCCCCTGCGCGCCGATGCCCAGCGCGTTGACCTTGTCGAAAATCTCGATGCGCAGCTTCTCGATGTCGTTCTGCGGCCCGCGCGCCTTCAGTTCGCCCATGTCGATGGGCTCCATCAGCGATTCCTTGGCCAGCGCGACGGCCTTTTCCGCCGTGCCGCCGATGCCGATGCCCAGCATGCCGGGCGGGCACCAGCCCGCGCCCATCTGCGGGATCATCTCCAGCACCCAGTCGACGATGGAATCGCTGGGGTTCATCATCTTGAACTTGGTCTTGTTCTCCGACCCGCCGCCCTTGGCCGCGACGTCGACGATCACCTTGTCGCCCTGCACCATCTCGACATTCAGCACGCAGGGCGTGTTGTCCTTCGTATTGACGCGGCTGAACGCCGGGTCTTTCAGGATCGAGGCGCGCAGCCGGTTTTCGGGGTTGAGGTAAGCGCGGCGCACGCCCTCGTCGATCACCTCCTGCATGGAACGGCTGTTGTCGTCCAGGCGGCAGTCCATGCCCCATTTGACGAAGACGTTGACGATGCCGGTATCCTGGCAGATCGGGCGGTGCCCCTCGGCGCACATGCGGCTGTTGGTCAGGATCTGGGCGATGGCGTCCTTCGCCGCCGGATTGGCCTCCGCCTCATAGGCTTTGCCCAATGCGCGGATATAATCCATCGGATGATAGTAGCTGATGAACTGGAGCGCGTCGGCCACGCTCTCGATCAGATCGGCGGTTTTGATGACGGTCATCTACCCTGGTCCCTAATCTAAAGGCCCGCCCGGCGCGGCAGGTCCATGCAGGGGAGCGGCTAGTAGGGAATCGCGCGCGAGTCCAGTGGCGGCAGGGAGCCGGGCGCCCGCCCCAGGCGTTTCCCGGCCATGCCCCGCGCGCTCAAGACCTATCGCACCGCCATCGGCTTCCACGACGCCTATGTCGCCGCGCCCAGCCAGAAGGCGGCGCTGGAGGCCTGGGGCGCCGACGCCAATCTGTTCGCCCGCGGCGTGGCGGAGGTCGTGACCGATCCCGCGCTGACCGCCGAGCCGCTCGCCCATCCGGGCACGGTCATCAAGCGCCCCCGCGGTTCCATGGCGGAGCATCTCGCGGCTTTGCCGGCGGAAAGGCCCGCAGGCTCCGGGAAAGCGACGGCGCGCAAGGCGGCGAAGCCCGAACCCCGCCCCGATCGCGCGCCGCTGGACGAGGCGGAGGAAGCGCTGGCGGCGCTCGACCGGCGGCAGGAAGCGGAAAGCCGGCGGCTGGCCCGCCGCGAAGCCGCCCTCCGGCGCGAGCGGCAGGAACTGGAACAACGACATGGGGCCGAAAGGCGCCGACTGGAAAAAGCCCGCGATACGGCCGCCGGGCGCTATGAACGCGCGCTCAAGGCGTGGAAGGGCTGAGGCCCGACCCGCAGCCCGCCATGGGCTGAATCCCCACACGCCCTAATCCGCGAAGGGAAACATGGGCCACCACGGCTCCTTTTCCCGCAGCACCCGCGCGAAGCTCTCCCGCGCCTCCAGCCGTTCCAGATAGGCGCGCAGTGCCGGAAAGCCGCCCCGCATCGGCTCGATCTTGTCGGCATAGAACAGGGCCGGCGCCGCCGCGCAATCGGCCAGGGTGAAATCGTCCCCCGCCGCCCAGCGCCGTCCCGCCATCCGCGCCTCCAGCAGCGCATAGGCCTTGCCCAGCATCCGCCGCGCTTCCCCCACGCCATGGGAATCGCGGGCGACGCCCTGGGGCCGGATCTTCTCGGCGACGATCGCCTGCATCGGCGTCATCACATAGATGTCGAACAGCCGGTCCATCAGCCGAACCTCCAGCGCCGCGTCGGCATCTTCGGGAATCGGCCGGAAAGGCCCCGGACGATGCCGTCCCAGATATTCTATGATGATGCTGGTTTCCGCGACCGTCCTGTCCCGCGCCTCGTCCCGCAGCACCGGGAACTTCCCCAGCGGCCACAGCGCCAGCCACGCCTCCGCCACGGCCGGGTCGTCCAGCATGCGCGGCTCGAACGGGGTGCCGTTCTCGTAAAGGGCGATCAGCACCTTCCAACTGCAGGAGGAGAGGGGGTGGTAATAGAGAATCATGTCGGCTCCTCTCGTCTCTCGTCGCCCATGGCTCGTGCTGCTCCGTTCCCCCCTATCTGTCATGCATTCGTCGCGAAACGCCATGGGTGGAATCGCCCGGCCCAGCAATTGCGTGGCAAGCCAAATTTATTTTCCGGGCCAAATTGTCCCCCTTGCCTTTTGCAAAGCCAAGGAAAGTCCGTGCGTCGCTGCGCTGCGCCGTGCCGCAACGTCGACGAAACGAGTCTCAGCGTCGATGAGTTGAGTCTCCGAACCGTCATTTACCCCCTTGAAAGGAAATGAAGCTGTGGCACTATCCCTTGTATCGGGTTAACGGGGGTTACCCAACAGATTGTGATCGAACCAACCGGGCCGCTTCCCGGAGGGAGGCTGTTTTTGCCCTTGCGATCGCGCCTGCTGGCCCCATCTCCGTGCCTGACCGGGTCGATAATGCTATATTCGTTCGGCCCGGCCGGCAGCGGCTTGACCGAATCGAACGAAACAGGAACATTCGGGAGCTGGTCATGGATTTTCGAGACAGCGAACAGGTGAGTGCAAGCGACGTGGCAACCGTGATTGACGAAGTGGTCGAAACCGTGGCGGACAAGAAGAAGGCTCCCGTTCCCGCCGAGGGGGCGCTGGTCGATGGGGCGCCTGCGCCCAAGGCCGACCCGACGCCGGACTCCTCCACCGTGCTGGAGCGCCGCTTCCATGTCGTGACCGACGCCAGCCGCGACGCGCTGCTGACCGATTTCGGCAAGGACACGCTGCAGGACCGTTACCTGCTGCCCGGCGAATCCTATCAGGATCTGTTCGCCCGCGTCGCCGCCGCCTATGCCGACGACGCCGACCATGCCCAGCGCGTCTACGACTATATCTCGCGCCTCTGGTTCATGCCAGCCACGCCCGTCCTGTCGAATGGCGGCACCGGGCGCGGCCTGCCGATCAGTTGCTATCTCAACAGCGTCGACGACAGCCTGGAAGGCATCGTCAACACCTGGAACGAGAATGTCTGGCTCGCCAGCCGGGGCGGCGGCATCGGCACCTATTGGGGCAATGTGCGCGGCATCGGGGAGCCGGTGGGCCTCAACGGCAAGACCAGCGGCATCATCCCCTTCGTCCGCGTGATGGACTCGCTGACCCTGGCGATCAGCCAGGGCAGCCTGCGCCGCGGTTCGGCCGCCTGCTATCTCGACATCTCCCATCCGGAGATCGAGGAGTTTCTGGAAATCCGAAAGACGTCGGGCGACTTCAACCGCAAGGCGCTGAACCTGCACCATGGCGTCCTCCTGACCGACGAATTCATGGAGGCGGTGCGCGACGGCAAGGAATTCGCGCTGCGCAGCCCGAAGGACCAGTCGGTGCGCGGCAGCGTCAACGCCCGCGCCCTGTTCCAGAAGCTGGTGGAGGTCCGCCTCGCCACCGGCGAACCCTATATCGTCTTCAACGACACCGTGAACCGCACGATGCCCAAGCATCACCGCGATCTGGGACTCAAGGTGTCGACCTCCAACCTCTGTTCCGAAATCACTTTGCCGACGGGTCGCGACCATATCGGCAATGACCGCACGGCCGTCTGCTGTCTTTCCTCCCTCAACCTGGAAACCTGGGACGAGTGGAAGGACGACAGGCAGTTTGTCGAGGATGTCATGCGCTTCCTCGACAATGTGCTGCAGGACTATATCGACCGCGCGCCGCCGGAAATGGCGCGGGCGAAATATAGTGCGAGCCGTGAACGGTCGGTGGGCCTGGGGGTGATGGGGTTCCACTCCTTCCTCCAGGCCCGCGGACTTCCCTTCGAAGGGGCGATGGCCAAATCGTGGAACCTGCGCATCTTCAAGCATATCAACGAGAAGGTGAACGAAGCCTCGATGCAGCTCGCGGTCGAGCGCGGCCCGTGCCCGGACGCCGCCGACATGGGCGTGATGGAGCGTTTCTCCTGCAAGATGGCGATCGCGCCCACCGCGTCGATCAGCATCATCTGCGGCGGCGCGTCGGCCTGCATCGAACCGATCCCGGCGAACATCTACACCCACAAGACGCTGTCCGGCAGCTTCGCGGTGAAGAATCCGTACCTCGAAAAGCTGCTGGTGGCGAAGGCCAAGGACAGCACGGCGGTCTGGAACTCGATCCTGGAAAAGGGCGGCAGCGTCCAGCATCTCGACTTCCTGAGCCAGGAGGAAAAGGACGTCTTCAAGACCAGTTTCGAGATCGACCAGCGCTGGCTGCTCGAACTGGCCGCCGACCGCACGCCCTATATCGACCAGGCGCAGTCGCTCAACTTGTTCATCCCCGCCGACGTGGAGAAATGGGATCTGCTGATGCTCCACTACCGGGCGTGGGAGCTGGGCATCAAGTCGCTCTATTATCTCCGCTCCAAGTCGGTCCAGCGCGCCGGCTTCGCGGGCGGGGTGGAAGCGGACAACACCATCGACGCCCCCAAATTCGAAATCGGCGAGACCACCGACTATGACGAGTGCCTCGCCTGCCAGTGATCCAAGAATCTCCTCTCCCCTTGTGGGAGAGGAAGGGGCCCGCGCGGCAAAGCCGCGTGGGAAGGTGAGGGGTAAGGCCCCAAACCCG
This genomic interval carries:
- a CDS encoding glutathione S-transferase family protein codes for the protein MILYYHPLSSCSWKVLIALYENGTPFEPRMLDDPAVAEAWLALWPLGKFPVLRDEARDRTVAETSIIIEYLGRHRPGPFRPIPEDADAALEVRLMDRLFDIYVMTPMQAIVAEKIRPQGVARDSHGVGEARRMLGKAYALLEARMAGRRWAAGDDFTLADCAAAPALFYADKIEPMRGGFPALRAYLERLEARESFARVLREKEPWWPMFPFAD
- a CDS encoding endonuclease domain-containing protein; this translates as MPPKRKTVAQARGLRRALTPPEVRLWQWLRERPEGLKFRRQHPVGPYVLDFYCASARLGVEVDGSGHDSAERVVRDERRDDWLGAQNIRVLRIRAVDVLREFEGVTVHVLHQCRAFPLHQPAAGPPPHLSMGRNE
- a CDS encoding DMT family transporter, with product MIWLPAALLAGVAQAWRTAVQRRVSHDLSVNAAGVVRYLYGLPFALMLLAGYRLVFAGPWPSPDASFLLFCLGGGLAQIIATNLLIMAFAHRNFVVGTAYSKTEAVQGAILSFLLMGERLHPLTWAGIGCGVMGVMLLSAGGRQAGFVRSLGQPAALCGIASGFFFALTAVAVRRATQMAGGGDPVLAALVVLAAAVAMQAAMQGGYLLLREPEQMRRVLRGWRVSGQVGLLSALGSACWFTGFATAPVALVRIVGQVEVAFTLGFGHFYLGERMARSEVMGLMLVVGGVVLALMGAL
- a CDS encoding methyl-accepting chemotaxis protein, with the translated sequence MENQARNRNVEQAVKKVAELSGDLGIRTLDLQADISELADRVTNQARTIEAISGAAAQLSRDGESVALAGQDAREKAVAARGIIQDSGRQLSDANGNFVDLIERVSSVHAQLDGFREALKTVAHVTSVISGIASQTNLLALNATIEAARAGDAGRGFAVVAAEVKKLAQETATATQTIDQSIGALTGEAGKMLEGIVHGAETARTALNDTKNIELLVERLGALMADLSSNSETVAERIASIVGSAGEIRGGLAALASTSTDNAGGLQRLSGRISTASDDTNRLLQLVAESGVEIADTPYIDFCLDAARTVSDALELALAEGRLTEGELFSETYMPIPGTQPAQYSHPVQPVLIPAARAQQERARAFPGLFGMTFTDRNSFGAVAMPERSHPQRPGDDDWNFEYSRQGLIFDYPDTREQCRITQPFCIKAYRRLNAVGEVILLKQVIASIHVRGRHWGILQMAYQDQDG
- a CDS encoding fumarate hydratase, producing MTVIKTADLIESVADALQFISYYHPMDYIRALGKAYEAEANPAAKDAIAQILTNSRMCAEGHRPICQDTGIVNVFVKWGMDCRLDDNSRSMQEVIDEGVRRAYLNPENRLRASILKDPAFSRVNTKDNTPCVLNVEMVQGDKVIVDVAAKGGGSENKTKFKMMNPSDSIVDWVLEMIPQMGAGWCPPGMLGIGIGGTAEKAVALAKESLMEPIDMGELKARGPQNDIEKLRIEIFDKVNALGIGAQGLGGLSTILDVKIYDYPCHAAGKPVAMIPNCAATRHAHFTLDGSGPAYLEAPKISEWPQVDWKPSKEAIRVDLDKLTPEVVQSWKHGDRLLLNGKMLTGRDAAHKRIQDMLAKGEELPVDFKGRVIYYVGPVDPVRDEVVGPAGPTTATRMDKFMDMMLEQGLAACVGKAERGPAATDSIARHKSAYLMAVGGAAYLVARAIKAAKVVGFEDLGMEAIYEFEVQDMPVTVAVDSEGQNVHRLAPLVWQEKIRKEGLLEKA
- a CDS encoding translocation/assembly module TamB domain-containing protein, translating into MAEETVILREKRPLWQKVALGVVGLVVALAVLAAGLLLFLDTQPGKKFLIRQIAALKLESGMAIEVGRIDGSIYSDMTIRNLVLRDPKGIFAVSPEVHVVWSPFRYIDNHISVRLLESPLVVLARSPRFNITKTDPNAPILPDLDIDVDRLKIARFLVAKPVIGQKREIAIDGVTHIADGRAILSADAVVDSGDRLHANLDAVPAQNRLAMKGRLTAPKGGVIAAMSGLTDGFTATLDGRGTWQAWNGRLIAMSGKGELANIALAARDGNFTAKGPLRPGLVFAGTVDRLTMPALDVDLFAGMNERRVNLKGSLKSPAVAATAQGLVDLGQSRFGALRIDAALLAPGAIMEKVKGRDVRASVILDGPMATPFIDYDITARQIAFDATGIENLKASGRAVIDADRIRIPVSATASRVTGLNAAAGGLLNNLRVKGDFAYAAGKLISDNLKIDSDRVDATAIVLADMDNAVYRGALKGRVNDYRIDGVGIVNLQTDVKLVPGPRGGFGLSGRFGVRTARWENASVRDFLGGNAVASGSIGMTPEGRFTLSGLKGAAPEFRIHSGSGSYDTDGRIAFDARATSNRYGPLALTVRGTMERPNAVLRAARPNVGVQLHDVVAKLNGEAAGYRLEATGGSAYGPFFANVLIRTSKGPLTIDIAKARFAGIDMNGRVQQSAAGPFTGQLAMNGSGVTGAVRLTAVGKAQGAQLNATASNAKLPGEADVVIGRALITANMVLAEQPQISADVQMANAAYGDYVVRKARGRIDYRGGRGRAQLVADGSTGVPFSIAMNAALRPTLYAVALEGRASNIPFRFARPAIVRIEQAGYRLEPATLVLPQGRVDLAGRFGQQTAMQARFKDFDLAIVNMASPGLGIGGKATGTLDFAQDGSAFPTATTRLAIADFRRSSLTAVSDPVSMAVEGKLSSAGGNMRGLIRRGNATLGRFVATLAPPGPGAGWAQQLQSAPLGGGIRYAGPADVLFSFAGLADQQLTGPIAVAADFGGRLSAPRLNGLVRANALTYENETFGTRVTQMRLDGRFTNDRLDLRDFSGRAGEGTVQASGTVGLAAESGYPMNIAVRLNRARLARSEAITSVVSGTLAITNSPADGGLIRGDLSLPETRYRVAWQGGSDIRQLTGVRRKGEGTDLLDQRVAARQAAARPAPWKLDVRIRADNEIYVTGMGLDSEWKTNMRVTGTASDPRVVGKIEVIRGRYSFSGHQFDLEQGVISFNGPMMNPTLAIRAETKISDVTAGIAVGGTAQRPDIAFVSTPTLPQDEILARILFGDNVANLSATQAIQLAAALNGLRGGGGGLNPMGKLQNASGVDRIGIVGGDEATGRGTSLAVGQHISNNIYVEVITDPKGFTATQLEISLSRTLSLLSKTGTNAGSSANLRYSKDY